CCATTGTGGGTGTCAACGTCACAATCTATCCGCTCAGAGTCGAGCACTCTGAAGGCCTTCGAGGAGCATGGGACTTTAGAGAGTCGTTTGAAGGAGCACTCGGTCTCAATCCGGAGCTCTTCGACTATGCCGTGACGCATGCCAGGGTGACACAGATGTCCTTTGACATTCGCTTCACCACGGACATGGTCCAGTACGACCCTGATGACCCGACCAGGTGGAACCATGCTGTATCCTGCAAGATAGACCAGACCTTCGGGAACTGGACTCTTGAGGAGTTCGACAACTCAGTACTTGAGGACCGCAGTCTGGCTGTGAACTTCTTCGGGGTGCTCGCCACAGGTACAAGGTCACAGTACACTGCTAACGGAACGGTCGTGACGGACCCGAACAGCGCCAGCCTGAATGCGTCCTACTACACATTTGGTGCCGCTGACATGCCGTACGCGGAAGTCAGGATGGGTGGACTGCCATACACATACGGCGGCGACGGTCATACCACTGTCTATACATCGGGCTCCTCCACCGCGCCAATCGGTGCCTTCAGCCTGATGTACGAGTCCTCCTCAGGTAGCACTGTGACCGACTGGACCATAGAGGCCTCGATGCTCTTCATGACTGCCGGTTACGAGCACTGGGGCGGCCACGAGATTCTGTGCGACCCCGTGTTCATATCGTATCCGAGCGCCATGCAGACAAGCTACACAACCACCACTGGTGGGACAACTACTGGTACTACGGGTGGAAACGGTGCTGTCATTCTGGTAGCAGCGATTGCTATCATCGTGGTCCTTGGCTGCGCAGCAGTCCGCAGGAAACACTAGTCTGAATGAGAGGGTGCTTCGGCATCCTCTCCTCTCTTTCTTTTCCCTTTCTTATGGTCCCCCAAGTATGACACGCCACGAGGAGGGGAGCGTATCCATCACTCCCGTGGGTTCACTGAGGTAACTGTTATCGAAGCGCATCACGGTCGACCACCCGTGCTTTCCGTATTCATAGCAGGCGCATGCCGCAAAGCCCATCTCGAGCCAGTCTTCCACATCCACACAAATGCGGCTGCGGCCGACCACAAGAGAGTCGAACAGCACGCTCATTGCGGGGTCCGTCACAATGGCAACTACCCCATCACGATACAACTCTGCGATCTTCGTGATACACTCGCCGATCCTCTTTCGGGCTTGTTGACGAGACTCTCCCTTTGGAGTGAGCGGTTGATCCGAGTTCCAGAACTTCAAGACCTGTTCGGGCGATGAACTTCTCAGAGAAACTCCTGACAGGCAGGAACGGCTATCCACCTTCAAGCCGTACTCCTTGGCTATGACGGCCGCAGTCTGGATTGCGCACCTGTCCTCGGCGAAGACTGCGTTGAGAAGGGGCATTACTCTTGAACGGGCCAGCTCGATTGCCTGATTTATTCCTCTCTCACTGAGGTCTCCGTTGTTGTCGTCTGGTTCTGCATGCGTGACAA
This region of Candidatus Thorarchaeota archaeon genomic DNA includes:
- a CDS encoding histidine phosphatase family protein, whose protein sequence is MFELVQKGEPLKALGPRTQVYVVTHAEPDDNNGDLSERGINQAIELARSRVMPLLNAVFAEDRCAIQTAAVIAKEYGLKVDSRSCLSGVSLRSSSPEQVLKFWNSDQPLTPKGESRQQARKRIGECITKIAELYRDGVVAIVTDPAMSVLFDSLVVGRSRICVDVEDWLEMGFAACACYEYGKHGWSTVMRFDNSYLSEPTGVMDTLPSSWRVILGGP